The Natator depressus isolate rNatDep1 chromosome 25, rNatDep2.hap1, whole genome shotgun sequence genome includes the window TTTTCCCAGTGTTTGTTCTCAGTCACATGGGTTCCCACCACCTGCTCCTGCACAACAAAGGAGCAAAgaacacaggccctggttctgtGCAACAGAAGTTTTGCACTGCACAGCCAGTGAAGAAGGATGGGTTATTGGCATGAAGTACCACAGGCTAACCTGCTCCCCCGTATGCATGCCGGTGAGCAGATACTCATGCAGACGCATGGAAGGCACCAGCACTGCATGGGTGAGTAACTGCTCAGCAGGGTGGGAAACTCTTCCCTAGGGTTCTCATGGTACTACCCACCGTGTCATATCACACCCCTGGTCAGCAGGGGATTACAGCCCCTCACAACTGGGAGCCCCAGCAGAGGAGCCCCTCCTAGCCTTGCTAGTGTTTCCCTGCACTCACACTCAGAGGTGGGAatggaggctgagggaagtgTGCGATTAGCCCCATTAGTGCAGCATCCCCCCCACTTTCACTCACgctcagcccccactccccaggtTACTGCAGAGAGTGGCTGCCACCAGGGGCTGAGAGCTACAGGCCTGCAGCCCACACGCTCTGCTCCCaactttttgttgctttttagGCTGGCAGTGAGGAAGGTGGCTCAAGTATTTTACGGGGGTGTCATTTCCGAGCCAGGCTGTGAGAAGGCTGTGCAGCAGATACAGGGTGGGACCAGTGGACAGGACCCTGACCTGGGActgaggagacctgggctctTTTCTAACAAGGTACTTGTCTGGTCTCCTTCTGGTCATGCCCAACAAGTCACAATCAATTAATTTTAGCCACACGGGTAGGAAGTATCATCCCCCTGTTCACAGGGCAGATTCAGTGATTTACCCCAGGTCACACAATGAGGCTgcaacagagctgggaactgaacccggGTCTCCCAAGATCCTACTTGCTCGGCCGCCCCTTTTCCCTAGCCAGTccatagctctgccactgacttgctgcatgcctctgggcaagccacttcatctctgtgcctgTCCCCTTCTTCACTCACTGTCTGTCTTGTCAGTTCAgacagggcagggacagtctcatTCCCAGTGAGTGAGTAGCGCTCAGCACAAGGGGGCTCTGATCCCAGCTGGGATTTGTTACCTGCCTCCATCAAGGGGAAATGGAGCTAGGTTGTGACTCCTCCCCTCTGTGAATGGGAGTTCAGCAGGAGCACAGAGGGCAGCCTGGAGTGCAGCTGGACACTGACCTGGAGGCAGGTTTGTCGCCAGCTAGCCCAGTTCATCCCTGCTATGACTGTGCCCAATTCCGGAGATGAGTTTGGCACAGAGACCTCAGCCAGGTGCTGCCGAACCCATGGAGGGCAAAGCACAGGGAGCATCTCCACAGAAGCCAGGTACCGGTGTTTATTTGCTCGCAGCCCCTGAGGGGTGCCATTGAGAGCCACCACAGGAAGGGGGCACGTTATGTTGCAAAGACCATCCGCCGCTGGGGGTTGTACTTCTTCAGGGTGCCCAGAGGGATGCTGCTCACTTGGAAGCTCCCCCCGGAGATAGTCACAGGGCCGCTGTACTTGGGGGTGAACTCATCCTGATGCTCAGTCCCGAAGAAGCGCTGCCCCTGCCACGGTGGGACCAGGTGAGAGTATTTAATCTGGGGAGACAGGAAAGGCCATTGGTGGTGTGGTGGGGATTCAGTCGTTAACCTCACTGCCCCTAGAAGTCAACCCACCTCTCAGCTCTCTGGCTGCTGAGCACTAGCCTGTAGGGAGCAGGATTCAAGTTTATGCAAGCCAGCAGCTCTGAGCTGCCTGCCCCCTCGCTTGCTCTGACCCTGAGTACCCTCTGGGAGAAAAGCAGAGGCTTCCCTGCTGAGAAGGGAAGAGGCAGATCCCCATGGCAGCTGGGGTGGTTCTGGCCTCACCCAATAATGCCCACACCCTTTCACTGCCAGTCTGTTCACTGGACAGCCTTCGGTATCTAAACAGGCCCACTGGGGGGCAACACATTGTATACTGGGCTACTAACTGGGCCAAGTTCAGAGGTGGGCAGCCCCCgacccttccctgctccctccagaGAGGCCTACTTGCGAGGTCCACTTGCAGtgtcctttcccctcccagctgctgggtgGCATGAAGACTTGCTCAGCTATCCGTCTCACTAGGCCTTTGTCCTGAACCTGGCCACATACACCAGTTATTGCCGTACCTGCTGCAGTGACTCTTCCGAGGGCCGGAGCGTCTGCTGTCTGTGTGGGACGAGCATAGCTTGTGTGGTCGTGACAGCTCCTTTACCTGCTCACAAATGGAATAAAGAGCAAAGTCAAGGCATGAAATGAGCAGGCAACAGACAGTGTGGCTCAATCACAGACCTGTCTGGGGTCTGCACTGACTGAGAGAAGAGACACAGGCCTCACAATCGGCAGCCCCATGCACAGCTGCAGGCAGAAAAACTGCCACAgtgcataaggaatgggatgaaGAATGATATGGAAAACACTGTAATGCCATTCTGTACATAAATGGTGCCACCTCCTCTGGAATGCTGCGTGCAGgactggtcaccccatctcagaggGCACAAGAGGATTAGAGGGAGTTCCAAGACGGGGAGGAGAATGATGAGAGTTCTGGAAAAACTTCTCTATAAAGGAAAATGTTGAAGACTGACTGTTTATTTTAGAGGAGGTGCATGAGAGGACATGACAGCAATATACAGAATCATGAATGGCACGGAGAAGGCAGATTGGTCACTTTTCACCCTGTCCCATACAGGTGGACACAAAGGGCAACAAGTTTAAGAATGATCAAAGGAGGATTTTTCCTCACCCAATGcataactaacctgtggaactcacagcGTAAGACTGGATGGATGTTTCTTTGTGTGTTTGCTTTTGGGAACTTTATTCATTGAATAAAAACCCAGACCCCGAGAAGGGCACTGATTGAGCAGGAATGTGTGGACTGCCACTGAAGGTGCCCTGAagagggggaaacaaaggcagggCACTGCAGCAGCACCCTGGGCCACGAGGGGGTGCTCGGGTGGTGGTCACACTGCTACAGCGAGCAGGATACATTCAGTCAGTAATAATGCAAACAACAAGGAATGGAGAGATACCCTGCTCCCCCACCACCGAGGAATAAGTGGATTCCAGAGCAAAGAACCAAGAGATGAGAGGGGATTTTTTTAGCCTCTTCCACACGAAGCCCCATATAaatccctgcctggggctgcacaAACAAAGCTTATAATTCAAACGCTCCACTACCTCTTCCAACCCAGCGAGAGAAGGCCTTTGCTTCTGGAAGTCAGCTGAGGAAATTCCagcaagaggaagagaagagCGAGTGTCTGGCTCCAGTGTCCAACGGCATATGCTACAAGCCACCCACAAGATGGCAGTGCAACCCTGAGGCTCACACAGGTGGCATGTTTCTGGTCCCTGAGCACTTTGACACTGCCCTTCTGGGGGGGTGACCAGCCTTCCAGATTAACATCTACCTGCCAGCCCCTGGGAGTGCTGACCAGCACTGCCAGGTGCTGTGCTGAGCACAagttccctgcctggcttttgggGGTCACTGTCCCATTCTTGTAGACAAACACAACCCCCATCCCAGTGCAGCAAATGCCTGCAGCCTCCCATCCCAACACACCCATCACTTCAATACCCAGCTCACCCCGCTGCAGGCAGAGTGACTAGCAGGGGCAGAGCACCAGGATCCCATTCAAAGGAGCAGCCGAGAGCGCCCGGCACAGCAGCCTGAAGCTGCTCCTGGGACGTGTCCCAGGGTTGGGAGCCTCGGCTGTGGAGCTGCGCTAGGATCGGAGGGACTTTGCCTTACTGGGATAATTAAAGGGCATGTGGCTCTCATGGTGGCTCTTGCTGCTggacatctccctctggctctcGGGTGGCGGCTGATAGTCCGAGTGTTGCATCGTGCTGAAGAAACAGGCGTTTAAATGTTTGTCACCCAGGGGCACTTTGCTTTGTTGTCTCCACGGTGGCACATCTGGCTGAGGTGGATGTTCCCCCAGGTCAAGCTGGAGTAAACAAGAGCAGAAGTTAATGGGCAGGTGCTGTAGCCAAATGCTCCACTCAGCTTCCAGCCGTAAGTGTGAGCAGCCCACTCAGACAACACAAAGAGGGCCCAGGTCCCCATTGGTAGCTGCAGGATGCTGTGTATTTCTCTGGCATCCTGCATTGCTTCTGCCTAGGAACGATGCCCCCAATGATCCCAAGATTCTTGCCAGATGGCCTTTAGAGGCTGCAAGCCTCTCTGAGGCTGCGAGCCTGTGTCTAGAGGCTCTCTGCAACCCCTGGCGAAGGGTGCACTATGGCAGTCGGAACAGGAGCCAGGCCTCCCAGGGTATGTGGTCAAAGACTGGGACAGGAGACTGGCCGTGCGTGAATGTTATGAATGAGCAAGGACACAGTGTACTTTAGAGACCCCCGCCTGCAGCAGGAGGCAGCTCTGATCCTGTGACACACTCAGTGATCTTTAGAACACAGCGCTGCTCTGTGATAGCAGCTTCTGAAAGGTGAAAGCAGGGCACAGACCTGGGTGTGGAAGAATCGGCTAGTGGTGGTGGTCGCACGCTCCCGACCCCTCTCAAGGTTTTCGTCGCCTTTGGGGATCGATGAAGTCTGTTTGCTTAGACACGTAACTTTCATGGGCGCTGGTAAAGGCAAGAAGCGAATCCTGTCAGTGTTCCCAATTCTGAACAGGTTATAGCTACCGCAGCATTCCCAGGTGGGATGGCCAGCTGGAAGGGCCCTTCCAGCTGCTtctacagcacctggagaaaggctggtcttgtggttaaggcactgggggggaggggagaggggcaagAGATTTGGGTTCATTTCCCAGTTCCGCTACAGGCTCCCTGTGTTGGGCAAGTCATGAAGGGTCCTGAGCTTAGGTGGGGGCTCTTCACCATTCCCAGTCAGagatgctgggtgctgagcatttttgaagatctggccactgattttggtgcCTAAGTAGGAGCTGAGCTCCTGACAATCTACGCCTTAGTTTCTCCGAGTCTCAGTCCCCTGTtggtaaaatgggaacaataatccttcctttctcccgcCTCTCtgagctcttcaggacagagactgGCTCCTGCTATGTGcgtgtgcagcacccagcacaatgggacacGTGGCCATGATTAGGGCCTCTtgttgctactgtaatacaaacacgAAGGGGCAGGATACAGGGTTGAGTAGCTGTGGCTCCCAGTTATGTCTGAGCTGAGGCAGAATGCTGGCAGCTGAGCTTTCTGGACACAGGTTCTGCTGCCTCTGGGACAAAGCAAGGATGGGAATAACACTGGGGTGGGAACAGGACAGATATCCACATGGAGACTATATCTTCACTAATTATGGGCAAATGCAGAACTGGTGTAAGCAAGCGTCACCCCCGCTGAAGCCAACTGATTTACATCTACTTACATCAGACATTTATCTGGCCCAGCATGGTCTCTGAGACTTAGCAATGGGGGAgaaatttatctgagcacaatGGAATTTTGGATAAAACTGGCCCCAGATTTGATCCCCCAAGCAGTGGCTTAGGTTTGGCAAAAACAAAGTCACCCAAGTTTTGCACTAGCCCAGTAGGAGCAATAACAGTGAGATCTCACAGCATGCTAGTAACAGGGAGACCAAACTTCCCCAGCCTACACACTAGAGGAAGAGTCAAGCCAAGGAAATTAACAGGTGTGGTGCTCAAAGCACACATCTGTCTGCCCCCTGAAATCGGGTGGGAATATCTACAGAAAGTAGAAAACAGTGCGAGCAGGGAACATGGGACAGGAAAGGTCAGTTGTAAATGCTACTCTtacccctgggggaattctgcaccaaaaaaataaaattctgcgcacaatattttaaaatgttgtatattttatttgtcaaaataacacaatataatcataccagtttcaattattttggtaatttatttcaaaatacctgtcagcaagtatgtctgtaacaatacagacaacaaaacagattcaggaaatgttttttttgacaaatactaggcatattaatacagaactctgagtaatcaTTTAACTACAATACAAAACCacatttcctgcacccctcagaagcagtgcaaaggcttggtggAGTCAGGGATAATAGAGGAGCTGCGGgtgagggaagtaattgctgggaaggagcctgggtgtgaacttggaggggttttgggtatgggtgggaaaagtatggaacagggtttttttgggggtggagggggcagtggaagggattgttagggagacCCATGAAGACccggctgacccctagcctcttcCATTCATTAAAACATTGAAAATATGTGCAACACATGAATTATGCATGCACttagtggcacagaattcccccaggagtatattcTCCTGCCAATAGGAAGGCAAAACAGTACTATGTATGTGATCTCTTGCTGTGTCAGGTCACTGTCCCTCCATACCTAGCTCCCGCTGTGGGAACGACTCCAATGTCACAGTAAAGAATCTGGTGCAACCATCCCCTGGCATGATGTTCGTCTTGTGTATTTGGAAGGCAGCACATTCTTTGTTATAGACTCTGCAAGGCATAAGATGTGAGTTGCTGAGATAAGGTAGTGAGCTGTGAGAGCAGTGCTCAAAGACAACTTGCCTTTAGTGAGCACCACAGAGCCTGGGACAGCAACAGCCCATCAGATATACTTCTTGGCTACCTGCGGTTCCTCGTGTCCTGGAGAGTGTAGTCATGTTTCTCCTCGCTGGTGCTGACACTGCTCCTGGGGTCTCCAAACACAATGGAAGACTTGCTCTACAGAGAAACCACCTCTGAGTGATGCTGTCTGCTAACCAGCTAATTACAGGGGAAATAAGGACTTTGCTGACTGTCTCCACAAACACCCAGGCTTCCCCAGCACATACTCCATTCTGTGGTGCAGAAGCCATGAGGATGAAGGGCACACATCACCCCTTCATTGCCTTTTGGAGCTCCCAGTTCCAAGAGACTAGTCCTTCATTCTGGAAAGCTAACCATGCTGCTGGATAGGCCACTCCATGGATCAACAGGTGTTTTATTGGAAATCCAAGTGTGAATCTCTAGGTGGGGTGCACAGATTGGGATAGTTCTGACTAGCAGAGTCTAGATGAACCCAGAGATGTCATAATTCTTTGCACTCATAGCACCTTAGCACATAGACTCAAAGGGTCTAAAACCTTAATTAatcctcaccacacccctgtgaAGTGGAGAcattggccaaaattttcaaaattgagCATCTAAAGCCATAGATGTCTGGCCTGAGCAccctcatctcccactgaagGGAATGGGGACCACTGGTGCCAAGGACCTCAGAGAATAAGGCCACTTACTTTGGCAtctga containing:
- the SAXO5 gene encoding stabilizer of axonemal microtubules 5 isoform X2, which codes for MAATGQSLIPAPLTGIPFLKASHFQIGFDHRPQGNVVESPFRTDFPPLWGSYKPDPILLQNSKDVLNQDMDKAKETWSETHLAFPVRSLEPKPKVCPPESHLRMHADSQTKIFTSTARESYPWPDVILQRPASTRADYSKEEDHFPCGDKDKLKFLPSVCHFSYPAYEILEPIAKAPCVHLGGIPTIKGDRCSYFGTSYQAQFEGGWIPPVKSCGKSKSSIVFGDPRSSVSTSEEKHDYTLQDTRNRRVYNKECAAFQIHKTNIMPGDGCTRFFTVTLESFPQRELAPMKVTCLSKQTSSIPKGDENLERGRERATTTTSRFFHTQLDLGEHPPQPDVPPWRQQSKVPLGDKHLNACFFSTMQHSDYQPPPESQREMSSSKSHHESHMPFNYPTGKGAVTTTQAMLVPHRQQTLRPSEESLQQIKYSHLVPPWQGQRFFGTEHQDEFTPKYSGPVTISGGSFQVSSIPLGTLKKYNPQRRMVFAT
- the SAXO5 gene encoding stabilizer of axonemal microtubules 5 isoform X1; the encoded protein is MCTWDVWCFYSEGKMAATGQSLIPAPLTGIPFLKASHFQIGFDHRPQGNVVESPFRTDFPPLWGSYKPDPILLQNSKDVLNQDMDKAKETWSETHLAFPVRSLEPKPKVCPPESHLRMHADSQTKIFTSTARESYPWPDVILQRPASTRADYSKEEDHFPCGDKDKLKFLPSVCHFSYPAYEILEPIAKAPCVHLGGIPTIKGDRCSYFGTSYQAQFEGGWIPPVKSCGKSKSSIVFGDPRSSVSTSEEKHDYTLQDTRNRRVYNKECAAFQIHKTNIMPGDGCTRFFTVTLESFPQRELAPMKVTCLSKQTSSIPKGDENLERGRERATTTTSRFFHTQLDLGEHPPQPDVPPWRQQSKVPLGDKHLNACFFSTMQHSDYQPPPESQREMSSSKSHHESHMPFNYPSKGAVTTTQAMLVPHRQQTLRPSEESLQQIKYSHLVPPWQGQRFFGTEHQDEFTPKYSGPVTISGGSFQVSSIPLGTLKKYNPQRRMVFAT